In one window of Phycisphaerales bacterium DNA:
- a CDS encoding tetratricopeptide repeat protein: MTNRALAVAIVCCFALGFGCATDKTKQFKEDLGQIVPDNTAQKQEAVRLVNQAYEVYHNNEMAEEKRVAQAQALLERAIQLDPGFATAHMNLGVLHLEHDNLPTAVTMFREAQKRMPSDSRPSYHLGVAYYEMGHAREAITAYLKAVQIDPSDLRAVRGLALACRSIHYADDTTLEVLQRSEMMEPSEEWRQLMSREITRQKRQLDVSRPR; the protein is encoded by the coding sequence ATGACCAACCGTGCGTTGGCCGTTGCCATCGTCTGCTGTTTCGCCCTGGGTTTCGGGTGCGCGACGGACAAGACAAAGCAGTTCAAGGAAGACCTGGGGCAGATCGTGCCCGACAACACCGCCCAGAAGCAGGAGGCGGTTCGTCTGGTCAACCAGGCGTATGAGGTCTATCACAACAACGAGATGGCCGAAGAGAAGCGCGTGGCCCAGGCCCAAGCGCTCCTCGAGCGGGCGATCCAACTCGATCCTGGCTTTGCGACCGCCCACATGAATCTGGGTGTGTTGCACCTCGAGCATGACAACCTGCCGACGGCGGTCACGATGTTCCGTGAGGCACAGAAGCGCATGCCCAGCGACTCGAGGCCCAGCTACCACCTGGGCGTGGCGTACTACGAGATGGGACACGCTCGCGAGGCGATCACGGCTTACCTGAAGGCAGTGCAGATTGACCCATCCGATCTCCGAGCGGTTCGCGGGCTCGCGCTCGCCTGCCGGAGCATCCATTACGCCGATGACACGACCCTTGAGGTGCTACAACGCTCCGAAATGATGGAGCCCTCCGAAGAGTGGCGACAGTTGATGTCGCGGGAGATCACCCGGCAGAAGCGTCAACTCGACGTGAGCAGGCCCCGATGA